The Pseudomonas hefeiensis genomic sequence CACCACGTCGAGAAAAATCCGCACCGAGGCATCAATGATGCCGCCCATGACGAATTCGTTGTGGCGCACCAGCCGGATGGTCTCGCGAAAGGTCTGGCCGACTTCGCTGACCAGTGCCAGGCCCAGTTGGTCCATGTCGTCGAAATGCCGGTAGAACCCGGTGGGGACGATGCCGGCGGTCCTGGCGACTTCCCGCAGGCTCAGGCTGCCGAACCCTCGGCCGCACTCCATCAAATGACGGGCTGCATCCATCAAGGCATTTCGGGTCTGTTGTTTCTGTTCGGCGCGGGGCAGCATCGCAGGGCTGACTTCTGATTCACGGAAGCGATGCACTCTAGCAAATCGGCTTTGCCGACGTCGAACGGTAGAGGGGATCTAGCGGGGAAACGAGGTTCTCGGAAAGTAAAAGCCCGATTGCAGGAATCGGGCTTTTTTCCAGGCCACCATGGGCTCAGCTCAAGGCGCTGTTGCGTTCGATTACACGGTCACCACCACCTTCGGCAATGGCGCCCTGTGGGGTGCGCTCGTAGCCACCTTCAACCAGGCCTTTTTCTTCCAGGCGGTCACGGCCACCTTCAGCTACTTCCTGACCCTGAGGGGTACGCTCGTAGCCACCTTCAGCAACTGCCTGGCCCTGAGGGGTACGTTCGTAACCATCTTCAGCTACTTCCTGACCCTGAGGGGTGCGTTCGTAGCCACCTTCAGCGACTGCCTGGCCCTGAGGGGTGCGTTCGTAGCCACCTTCAGCGACTGCCTGACCCTGAGGGGTACGCTCGTAACCGCCTTCAGCCAGTTCCTTACCTTGACGGGTCTGGTCGTAGCCATCATCAGCAACGGTCTGGCTATAGACCGAGCGGCTGTCCTTGATCTGTGGCGTGGCTTGTTCGGAGGCTGGCAGTGCGAAAGCGGTCGAGGCCAGCATTGAAAGGGTGAGGCTCATCAGTAATTGGCGTTTCATGATCATTGCTCCTTGGGGGGGCGATAAAGTGGGTACGGAGGCAATGCTACTCTCGATAAGTCGATATAAAAGTTCATAAACGCAATGGTAATAATCAACGGAATTGATTGTTTGGCCGGAAGGCTCTAGAACGGGTGTTTCCGAGGCGATGTTTTGCACCGCAGTGGGTATTTTGTACCCAATCACGCCTCGCAAAAGTGCGGGGTCGGTAACACGTAGCTGGCGGTTCGGTCAGGTTTTTCGAGTTTTTTGTGCCGTTCATCGCCCATAGAGTTAAACCTGTTGGCTGTTTCGCCAGTCCTACTCTTCACAACGAGCCGATTACAGGTTCGTGCTTCCAAGGCGTCGCTTGTCCGGACGCAGACTTGTCATCAGGAGCCTTGTGCATGACGCGCACCTCAAAAATCCTCGCCTGGACCTTCGCCAGCCTTGTTGTCCTGCTGGCCGTGCTGGTGCTGGTCATCGCGTTCTTTGATTGGAACCGGATCAAGCCGCCGCTCAACGCCAAGGTTTCCGAGGAGTTGCATCGCCCGTTCGCCATCAATGGCAACCTGGCGGTGGTCTGGCAGCGCGAACCGGAGGAGGGCGGCTGGCGGGCCTGGGTGCCGTGGCCCCATGTGGTGGCCGAAGACTTGAGCCTGGGCAACCCGGACTGGTCGAAAACCGCGCAAATGGTCACGCTCAAGCGCGTCGAATTGCGCATCTCGCCCCTGGCCTTGCTGGCGCAGCGAGTAGCGATTCCCCGCATCGACCTGACCGAGCCCGACGCCAACCTGCAACGCCTGGCCGATGGCCGTGCCAACTGGACGTTTGAGTTCGATCCGAAAGACCCGGACGCCGAACCGTCCAGCTGGGTGGTGGACGTCGGCACCATCGGCTTCGACAAGGGCCACGTCACCCTTGACGACCAGACGCTGAAAACCCGGTTGGACCTGCTGATTGACCCGTTGGGCAAACCCATCCCGTTCAGCGATATCGTCGGTGACAAGACTGCGAAAAAAGCCCGGGACGCAGGCGCGGCGCCCCAGGATTATGCGTTTGCCTTCAAGGTCAACGGCCAGTACCACGGACAGAGCCTGGCAGGCTCCGGCAAGGTCGGTGGCTTGTTGGCGCTACAGGATGCGTCGCAACCTTTTCCGTTGCAGGCCCAGGCGAAAGTCGGCGATACCCGTGTCGAACTGGCCGGCACGCTGACCGACCCGATGAACCTGGGCGCGCTGGATCTGCGCTTGAAACTGGCCGGTAGCAGCCTGGCCAATCTTTACCCGCTGACCGGCGTGACCTTGCCGGATTCGCCGCCGTATTCCACCGATGGCCGCCTGATCGCCAAGCTCCACGAGCCCGGCGGGGCACTGTTTCGTTATGAAGCCTTCAACGGCAAGATCGGCGATAGCGATATCCACGGTGACCTGGCCTATGTTGCCAGCCTGCCGCGGCCAAAACTCAGTGGCGCGCTGGTGTCCAATCAACTGTTGTTCAGCGACCTGGCACCCCTGATCGGAGCCGATTCCAACGCTGAACAAAAGGCCCGGGGTGGGGCGAGCAAACAGCCGTCCGACAAAGTACTGCCCGTGGAAGAATTTCGTACCGAGCGCTGGGGCGTAATGGACGCCGACGTGGAGTTCACCGGCAAGCGCA encodes the following:
- a CDS encoding AsmA family protein translates to MTRTSKILAWTFASLVVLLAVLVLVIAFFDWNRIKPPLNAKVSEELHRPFAINGNLAVVWQREPEEGGWRAWVPWPHVVAEDLSLGNPDWSKTAQMVTLKRVELRISPLALLAQRVAIPRIDLTEPDANLQRLADGRANWTFEFDPKDPDAEPSSWVVDVGTIGFDKGHVTLDDQTLKTRLDLLIDPLGKPIPFSDIVGDKTAKKARDAGAAPQDYAFAFKVNGQYHGQSLAGSGKVGGLLALQDASQPFPLQAQAKVGDTRVELAGTLTDPMNLGALDLRLKLAGSSLANLYPLTGVTLPDSPPYSTDGRLIAKLHEPGGALFRYEAFNGKIGDSDIHGDLAYVASLPRPKLSGALVSNQLLFSDLAPLIGADSNAEQKARGGASKQPSDKVLPVEEFRTERWGVMDADVEFTGKRIVHSEQLPFTDLYTHLLLNDGQLSLEPLRFGVAGGRLDAQIRLNGRTRPLEGQAKLTARGFKLKQLFPGFAPMETSFGELNGDADITGRGNSVAALLGTSNGTLKMLINDGAISRELMELAGLNVGNYVVGKIFGDEEVKINCAAADFDIKAGLATTRLFVFDTANAIIYVDGTANMATEQLDLTITPESKGWRLISLRSPLYVRGTFAKPAAGVKAVPLILRGAGMVALGVIAAPAAGLLALVAPSGGEPNQCAPLLEQMKAGKAPVTVKPTR